A part of Larkinella insperata genomic DNA contains:
- a CDS encoding alpha/beta fold hydrolase: protein MQSRYISTNQIRLHVVEAGPADGPLVILLHGFPEFWYGWRHQIDALAAAGFRVWAPDQRGYNLSDKPVAVKDYTLDKLGADILGLMDAAGVERATVVGHDWGGGVAWWLAINHPERLHRVVCLNMPHLAVMPRVMREHPQQLLRSWYVGFFQLPVLPEWLVRLGNWWGATRVLRGTSRPGTFSAADLVQYRQAWAQPGPTGQPAIQTMINWYRALVQQGPRLPDNPRVRVPLLLIWGTRDQALIRELAQPSVEQCDRGKLVYIEEATHWVQHEAHDRVNRLIIQFAGQKAEDSDEWRNARPQNS from the coding sequence ATGCAATCACGCTATATCTCCACCAACCAGATCCGGCTGCATGTCGTGGAAGCTGGCCCCGCCGACGGACCGCTGGTGATTTTACTGCACGGTTTTCCGGAATTCTGGTACGGATGGCGGCATCAGATCGACGCCCTGGCCGCAGCCGGTTTTCGGGTCTGGGCACCCGATCAGCGCGGTTATAACCTGAGCGACAAACCCGTGGCGGTCAAGGACTACACCCTGGACAAGCTCGGGGCTGACATCCTGGGTCTAATGGATGCCGCCGGGGTAGAACGGGCTACGGTGGTCGGGCACGATTGGGGGGGCGGGGTGGCCTGGTGGCTCGCCATCAACCATCCCGAACGGCTTCACCGGGTCGTGTGCCTGAACATGCCGCATCTGGCCGTGATGCCCCGGGTGATGCGGGAGCATCCCCAGCAATTGCTCCGAAGCTGGTACGTCGGCTTTTTCCAGCTACCGGTTCTGCCCGAATGGCTGGTCCGGCTCGGCAACTGGTGGGGCGCAACCCGGGTGCTCCGCGGAACGAGTCGCCCCGGCACGTTTTCGGCGGCCGATCTGGTTCAATACCGGCAAGCCTGGGCGCAACCCGGTCCGACTGGCCAGCCGGCCATCCAGACCATGATCAACTGGTACCGGGCGTTGGTGCAGCAGGGGCCGCGGCTGCCCGACAATCCGCGCGTCAGGGTGCCGCTGCTGCTGATCTGGGGGACCCGCGACCAGGCTCTGATCCGGGAACTGGCCCAGCCCAGCGTTGAACAGTGCGACCGGGGGAAACTGGTTTACATCGAAGAAGCCACCCACTGGGTGCAGCACGAAGCCCACGACCGGGTTAACAGACTCATCATCCAGTTTGCCGGACAAAAAGCGGAAGATTCCGACGAGTGGCGCAACGCCCGACCACAGAACAGCTAG
- a CDS encoding SPFH domain-containing protein, producing the protein MPTDIMGLFDFIRNEFIEVIDWVDTSNDTVIWKFPDNGNNIKYGAQLTVRESQVAVFINEGRIADVYQPGRYELTTQNMPIMTTLRSWKMSFESPFKVDIYFVSTKQFTNLKWGTQNPFIVRDPELKQVRVRAFGVFAMRVTDAGRFIKEFAGTTPIVRIGDVEDQLRSAIVTNFTDTIGEAGISVYDLSRNYKEIGDKLLPLLQTDFTGYGLELTRFYVENTSLPPEVEAFLDKTTQMNMVGDMARFQQFQAGIALEDAAENGGAAGSAVLLGGLGNFMQNTNAANAPQPAAPKEDKAEVMNLLKQLGELKAAGILTEEEFAAKKAELLARL; encoded by the coding sequence TTGCCCACCGACATTATGGGACTTTTTGACTTTATCCGCAACGAATTTATCGAGGTCATCGACTGGGTCGATACGTCCAACGATACGGTTATCTGGAAATTTCCGGACAACGGCAATAACATTAAGTACGGGGCCCAGCTGACCGTGCGCGAATCGCAGGTGGCGGTGTTTATCAACGAGGGCCGCATTGCCGACGTCTACCAGCCCGGCCGCTACGAACTGACCACCCAGAACATGCCGATCATGACCACGCTGCGGTCGTGGAAAATGAGTTTTGAGTCGCCGTTCAAAGTGGATATTTACTTTGTCTCGACCAAGCAGTTTACCAACCTCAAGTGGGGCACGCAAAACCCGTTCATCGTCCGCGATCCCGAACTCAAGCAGGTGCGCGTGCGGGCGTTTGGCGTGTTTGCCATGCGGGTGACCGACGCCGGGAGGTTCATCAAGGAGTTTGCCGGAACGACGCCCATTGTCCGGATTGGCGACGTGGAAGACCAACTGCGGTCGGCCATTGTCACCAACTTTACGGACACCATCGGCGAAGCCGGAATCTCGGTGTACGACCTTTCGCGCAACTACAAGGAAATCGGTGACAAACTGTTGCCGCTGCTTCAGACGGATTTTACGGGGTACGGCCTGGAACTGACCAGGTTTTACGTCGAAAACACCAGCCTGCCGCCCGAAGTGGAAGCTTTCCTGGACAAAACCACCCAGATGAACATGGTGGGCGATATGGCCCGGTTTCAGCAGTTTCAGGCCGGAATTGCGCTGGAGGATGCCGCCGAAAACGGGGGTGCCGCCGGGTCGGCCGTGCTGCTGGGCGGTTTGGGTAATTTCATGCAGAACACCAATGCCGCCAACGCCCCGCAACCGGCGGCTCCGAAAGAAGACAAAGCCGAGGTGATGAACCTGCTCAAGCAACTGGGCGAACTGAAAGCCGCCGGCATTCTGACCGAGGAGGAATTTGCCGCCAAAAAAGCCGAATTATTAGCCAGATTATAA